A single window of Polaribacter sp. SA4-10 DNA harbors:
- a CDS encoding thymidylate synthase, which produces MRQYHDLVKHVLENGNEKGDRTGTGTKSVFGYQMRFDLSEGFPMVTTKKVHLKSIVYELLWFIKGDTNIKYLQENGVRIWNEWADENGDLGPVYGHQWRNWNSDEVDQLKEVIATLKSNPNSRRMLVSAWNPSVLPDTSTSFSENVANGKAALPPCHAFFQFYVSEGKLSCQLYQRSADIFLGVPFNIASYALFTMMIAQVCGYEAGEFIHTFGDAHIYNNHKEQLELQLSRDIRKLPTIKMNPAIKNIEDFTFEDFELLDYNPHPHIKGKVAI; this is translated from the coding sequence ATGCGTCAATACCACGATTTAGTAAAACACGTTTTAGAAAACGGAAACGAAAAAGGAGATAGAACAGGTACAGGAACAAAAAGTGTTTTTGGGTATCAAATGCGTTTTGATTTAAGTGAAGGTTTTCCAATGGTAACTACTAAAAAGGTGCATTTAAAATCTATTGTATATGAATTACTTTGGTTTATAAAAGGGGACACAAATATTAAATATTTGCAAGAAAATGGTGTTAGAATCTGGAATGAATGGGCAGATGAAAATGGAGATTTAGGTCCTGTTTATGGACATCAATGGCGTAATTGGAATAGTGATGAAGTAGATCAATTAAAAGAAGTAATTGCTACATTAAAAAGCAATCCAAATAGTAGAAGAATGTTAGTTTCTGCTTGGAATCCATCAGTTTTACCAGATACTTCTACCTCTTTTTCAGAAAATGTTGCCAATGGTAAAGCGGCTTTGCCTCCTTGTCATGCCTTTTTTCAGTTTTATGTTTCTGAAGGAAAGTTATCTTGTCAATTATACCAAAGAAGTGCAGATATCTTTTTAGGAGTTCCTTTTAATATTGCTTCTTATGCATTATTTACAATGATGATAGCGCAAGTTTGTGGGTATGAAGCAGGAGAGTTTATTCACACTTTTGGAGATGCTCATATTTACAATAACCATAAAGAGCAATTAGAACTGCAATTATCTAGAGATATTAGAAAATTACCAACGATAAAAATGAATCCAGCAATAAAAAATATTGAAGATTTTACTTTTGAAGATTTCGAACTACTAGATTACAATCCACATCCTCATATTAAAGGAAAAGTAGCGATATAA
- a CDS encoding isoamylase early set domain-containing protein codes for MAIKKQFLKSKPVCKVTFSLLAEEANNVAVVGSFNDWNAETTPLKKLKNGTFKGTVDLASKNSYEFRYLVDGAYVNDEEADGLTWNDFASAENSVLAL; via the coding sequence ATGGCAATTAAAAAACAATTTTTAAAAAGCAAACCAGTTTGTAAAGTAACTTTTAGTTTACTTGCTGAAGAAGCTAACAACGTAGCGGTAGTTGGTAGTTTTAACGATTGGAATGCTGAAACAACTCCATTAAAAAAATTAAAAAACGGAACTTTCAAAGGAACTGTTGATTTAGCGTCTAAAAATTCTTATGAATTTAGATACCTAGTTGATGGTGCCTATGTAAATGATGAAGAAGCTGATGGGCTTACTTGGAATGATTTTGCAAGTGCAGAAAACAGTGTATTAGCTTTATAA
- a CDS encoding dihydrofolate reductase → MVTIIAAIAHNNALGKDNDLIWHLPADLKRFKNVTTGNHILMGRNTFESIGRPLPNRTTIIITRNDSYFKEGCLIANSIENAIDLVENDADIFLIGGAQIYKEAIEKNLAQRLDITLVHHGFEADVFFPEIDLTIWKEVTREDFKADEKNSYDYSFVSYHKI, encoded by the coding sequence ATGGTTACAATAATTGCTGCAATTGCACATAACAATGCTTTAGGGAAAGACAATGATTTAATTTGGCATTTACCTGCAGACTTAAAAAGGTTTAAAAACGTTACAACGGGGAATCATATTCTAATGGGTAGAAATACTTTTGAGTCTATTGGTAGACCTTTACCAAATAGAACTACCATTATTATCACTAGAAATGATAGCTATTTTAAAGAGGGTTGTTTAATTGCGAATAGTATAGAAAATGCGATTGATTTAGTTGAAAATGATGCTGACATTTTTCTTATTGGAGGCGCTCAAATTTATAAAGAAGCTATTGAAAAAAACTTAGCACAAAGATTAGATATTACGCTAGTTCACCATGGATTTGAGGCAGATGTTTTCTTTCCTGAAATAGATTTAACTATTTGGAAAGAAGTTACTCGTGAAGACTTTAAAGCAGATGAGAAAAATAGCTACGATTATAGTTTTGTAAGTTATCACAAAATATAG
- a CDS encoding DUF6146 family protein — MKLLKQLLLLFSISIFIWACSSSPLKNKTTENEKPVVIANDSLEYEVIIIDPGFNLFLNSVARPEGYYSQSYLETRNRIFVTNWNIRASNPLQYNANIYENVIDYQPNTNYGYEVNYKLYNYFMFAQQKYKMRLGAGFSGRIR, encoded by the coding sequence ATGAAACTTTTAAAACAACTTCTCTTATTGTTTTCTATTAGTATATTTATATGGGCATGTAGTTCATCTCCTTTAAAAAATAAAACTACAGAAAATGAAAAACCTGTAGTTATTGCAAATGATAGTCTGGAGTATGAAGTTATAATTATAGATCCCGGATTTAATTTATTTTTAAATTCTGTTGCACGTCCAGAAGGCTATTATTCTCAAAGTTATTTAGAAACACGTAACAGAATATTTGTTACAAATTGGAATATTAGAGCTAGTAACCCGCTTCAATACAATGCTAATATCTATGAAAACGTAATAGACTACCAACCAAATACAAATTATGGTTATGAAGTAAACTACAAGCTTTATAATTATTTTATGTTTGCGCAACAAAAATATAAAATGCGTTTGGGCGCTGGTTTTTCTGGTAGAATAAGGTAA
- a CDS encoding DNA-3-methyladenine glycosylase I — translation MKNRCFWLNKDEIYIKYHDSEWGTPVYDDETLFEFLVLETFQAGLSWITILKKRENFRKAFDNFDYQKIAKYPESKYESLLQDAGIIRNKLKIRSAITNAQLFMEVQNEFGSFSKFIWSYVDGKPILNRFHKKEEIPATAALSDMISKDLKKRGFKFVGSTVIYAFMQATGMVNDHTKDCFKYKEI, via the coding sequence ATGAAGAACAGGTGCTTTTGGTTAAATAAGGATGAAATTTATATTAAGTATCATGATAGTGAATGGGGAACACCTGTTTATGATGATGAAACCTTGTTTGAATTTCTTGTGCTAGAAACGTTTCAGGCAGGTCTAAGTTGGATTACAATTCTTAAAAAAAGAGAAAACTTTAGAAAAGCATTTGATAATTTCGATTATCAAAAAATAGCAAAATATCCAGAGAGTAAGTACGAGTCTTTATTACAAGATGCAGGTATTATAAGAAATAAGCTAAAGATTAGAAGTGCAATTACAAACGCACAGTTGTTTATGGAGGTTCAAAATGAATTTGGTTCTTTTTCTAAATTTATTTGGAGTTATGTTGATGGTAAACCCATTCTAAATAGATTTCATAAAAAAGAAGAGATACCAGCAACTGCAGCTTTGTCTGATATGATTTCTAAAGATTTAAAAAAACGCGGATTTAAATTTGTAGGTTCAACTGTAATCTATGCATTTATGCAAGCAACAGGAATGGTCAATGACCATACTAAAGATTGTTTTAAATACAAAGAAATATAA
- a CDS encoding dihydrofolate reductase, whose product MNFKHIIYAFSMVALFASCAIEKKEDIATTETGEFNHFVEDFADIKVLRYTIAGFNELTLKEKKLVYYLTQAGLAGRDIMWDQNYRHNLKIRKALEKINNRYSGDRETADFKSFKVYLKRVWFSNGIHHHYSNDKIKPAFTREYFEDELLKKSRTELPRDVIAVIFNDADNKKVNKKAGVDNILASAINFYAPDITDKEVSDFYKTAYKGPEGRPVEAGLNSKLVREDGKLVEKVWKSGGMYGKAIDQIIAWLTKAKGVAENEKQAAALGLLIEYYKTGSLDVWDQYCIAWVTSTEGNIDWINGFIEVYNDPKGYRGSYETMVQIKDFDMSRKMAVLSEKAQWFEDNAPLDPAHKKDNVVGVSYKTVNVAGEAGDASPSTPIGVNLPNNNWIRQEHGSKSVSLGNIISAYSNAGGTGRLKEFAFDEEEIRLEEKYGQIADKLHTALHEVVGHASGKINEGIGQPKETLQNYASTMEEGRADLVGLYFLMDPKLQELGLTDNWKELGIAAYDGYIRNGLMAQLIRIELGKDIEEDHMVNRQWVSAWSFEQGQKDNVIEKVVKEGKTYFNINDYDKLREIFGKLLRETQRIKSEGDFEAAKSLVEGYGVKVDQALHKEVLKRNEQFTSKPYSGFVNPVLAPLMDAEGNILKVEVKQPKDFEEQMLFYSKHYNFLGTEN is encoded by the coding sequence ATGAATTTTAAACATATTATTTATGCCTTTTCAATGGTGGCATTATTTGCTTCATGCGCCATAGAAAAGAAAGAAGACATTGCTACTACAGAAACAGGAGAATTTAATCATTTTGTAGAAGATTTTGCAGATATTAAAGTTTTACGTTATACAATTGCTGGTTTTAATGAGCTTACGTTAAAAGAGAAAAAGCTAGTGTATTATCTAACACAGGCAGGTTTAGCAGGTAGAGATATTATGTGGGACCAGAATTATCGTCATAATTTAAAAATAAGAAAAGCCTTAGAAAAAATTAATAATCGTTATAGCGGAGATAGAGAAACAGCTGACTTTAAGTCTTTTAAAGTCTATTTAAAAAGAGTTTGGTTTTCTAACGGAATTCACCACCATTATTCAAACGATAAAATTAAACCCGCATTTACAAGAGAATATTTTGAAGATGAGTTGTTAAAAAAATCGAGAACAGAATTACCAAGAGACGTAATTGCTGTTATTTTTAATGATGCAGATAATAAAAAGGTAAATAAAAAAGCCGGAGTAGATAATATTTTAGCATCCGCAATTAACTTTTACGCACCAGATATTACAGACAAAGAAGTATCAGATTTCTATAAAACGGCTTACAAAGGTCCAGAAGGAAGACCTGTAGAAGCAGGATTAAATTCAAAATTAGTAAGAGAAGATGGCAAACTGGTAGAAAAAGTTTGGAAATCTGGAGGTATGTATGGTAAAGCAATAGACCAGATTATTGCTTGGTTAACAAAAGCAAAAGGAGTTGCAGAAAATGAGAAACAAGCAGCAGCTTTAGGGTTGTTAATTGAGTATTATAAAACAGGAAGTTTAGATGTTTGGGATCAATATTGTATTGCTTGGGTAACGTCTACAGAAGGAAATATAGATTGGATTAACGGTTTTATTGAGGTGTATAATGACCCAAAAGGGTATAGAGGTTCTTATGAAACAATGGTACAAATTAAAGATTTTGACATGTCAAGAAAAATGGCGGTTTTATCTGAAAAAGCACAATGGTTTGAAGACAATGCACCTTTAGATCCAGCGCATAAAAAAGACAATGTTGTAGGTGTTTCTTACAAAACAGTAAATGTTGCAGGTGAAGCTGGTGATGCTTCTCCAAGTACACCAATTGGCGTAAACTTACCAAACAATAATTGGATTCGTCAAGAACATGGTTCTAAATCTGTTTCTTTAGGAAACATTATTAGCGCTTACAGTAATGCAGGAGGAACAGGACGTTTAAAAGAGTTTGCTTTTGATGAAGAAGAAATTAGATTAGAAGAAAAATACGGACAAATTGCAGACAAATTACATACGGCTTTGCATGAAGTTGTTGGGCATGCTTCTGGTAAAATAAATGAAGGCATTGGGCAACCAAAAGAAACGCTTCAAAATTATGCTTCTACCATGGAAGAAGGAAGAGCAGATTTAGTTGGTTTGTACTTTTTAATGGACCCTAAATTACAAGAATTAGGATTAACGGATAATTGGAAAGAATTGGGAATTGCTGCTTATGATGGCTACATTAGAAACGGATTAATGGCACAATTAATTAGAATTGAGTTAGGTAAAGACATCGAAGAAGATCATATGGTAAACAGACAATGGGTTTCTGCTTGGTCTTTTGAACAAGGACAGAAAGACAATGTAATTGAGAAAGTTGTAAAAGAGGGTAAAACCTACTTTAACATAAACGACTATGATAAATTAAGAGAAATTTTTGGAAAATTATTACGTGAAACACAACGTATAAAATCAGAAGGAGATTTTGAAGCTGCAAAAAGTTTGGTAGAAGGCTATGGCGTAAAAGTAGACCAAGCGTTGCATAAAGAAGTTTTAAAAAGAAACGAGCAATTTACATCTAAACCGTATAGTGGTTTTGTAAATCCGGTTTTAGCACCTTTAATGGATGCTGAAGGAAACATTTTAAAAGTTGAAGTAAAACAACCAAAAGACTTTGAAGAGCAGATGTTGTTTTATTCTAAACACTATAATTTTCTAGGAACAGAAAATTAA